One genomic region from Phorcysia thermohydrogeniphila encodes:
- the hemE gene encoding uroporphyrinogen decarboxylase, with product MKDYPLLKAARGEKTDFTPIWIMRQAGRYSARYRKIREQAGSFMDLCRNPKLAAEVTLIPIDEIGVDAAILFSDILVPVEKMGIDVQFVEGKGPVLNPKIETVDDVERLKIPEPEKDLPYVLETIQIIKEKLTDRPLIGFSGAPFTLASYMLEGGSSKNYIAAKSTMWNNPELWDSLMSKLTDTVIEYLSAQIEAGADIVQIFDSWMGVLSKEDYEKFVFPYTERIVNELKRRHPETPIIHFGVNSSHLLEVNNRLNVDVIGLDWKTEISFALERIDKSIQGNLDPVALFADERTIEEKVRKILEEGLKARGHIFNLGHGILPQTDPKKAKFLVDTVHRISKELKG from the coding sequence ATGAAGGATTACCCACTCCTTAAAGCAGCAAGAGGAGAGAAGACTGACTTTACTCCAATCTGGATTATGAGACAGGCAGGAAGGTACTCTGCACGTTACAGGAAGATAAGAGAACAAGCGGGCAGCTTTATGGACCTATGCAGGAACCCTAAGCTTGCAGCAGAGGTAACACTAATTCCAATTGATGAGATTGGTGTTGACGCTGCAATACTCTTTTCTGATATCTTAGTTCCAGTAGAGAAGATGGGGATTGACGTTCAGTTTGTTGAAGGGAAAGGCCCTGTTCTAAATCCAAAAATTGAAACTGTTGACGACGTTGAGAGGCTAAAAATTCCAGAGCCTGAGAAAGATTTACCGTACGTCCTTGAAACAATTCAGATAATAAAGGAGAAACTAACGGATAGACCCTTAATAGGCTTTTCCGGCGCACCCTTTACGCTTGCAAGCTATATGCTGGAAGGGGGGAGCTCCAAAAACTACATAGCTGCTAAAAGTACAATGTGGAACAACCCAGAACTTTGGGATTCCCTTATGAGCAAGCTGACAGACACGGTAATAGAGTACCTGTCCGCCCAAATAGAGGCCGGCGCTGACATCGTCCAGATTTTTGATTCATGGATGGGAGTTCTCTCCAAAGAAGACTACGAAAAGTTCGTCTTCCCCTACACGGAGAGAATAGTCAACGAGCTAAAAAGGAGACATCCAGAAACGCCGATAATCCACTTTGGCGTAAACTCCTCCCACCTCTTAGAAGTCAACAACAGGTTAAACGTGGACGTAATAGGCCTTGACTGGAAGACGGAAATTTCCTTTGCCCTTGAGAGGATAGATAAGTCCATTCAGGGCAACCTTGACCCTGTAGCCCTCTTTGCCGATGAGAGAACAATTGAAGAAAAGGTTAGGAAAATCTTAGAAGAAGGACTAAAGGCAAGGGGACACATATTTAACTTGGGACACGGGATACTGCCCCAGACAGACCCGAAGAAGGCCAAGTTCTTAGTTGACACAGTCCACAGAATAAGCAAGGAACTCAAAGGTTAG
- the argJ gene encoding bifunctional glutamate N-acetyltransferase/amino-acid acetyltransferase ArgJ, which produces MKRGIAEVPGILCGTGFGGIKKTQKKLDRPDTLLIVTETPSVFAAVYTRNDVQAAPIKFSKGISSKVNGIVANSGNANACTGEQGLRDAQRMAELAGRYSGKGAPFLVASTGVIGELLPMDRVEKGIKEAAENLGKAKGEEPARAIMTTDTFPKTAFAEGKGYVIGGIAKGAGMIDPAMATMLSFIATDAKVPPELLQKALKEAVDVSFNAITVDGDMSTNDCVFLLSTGKSDVTITEENYEEFKELLTKVLKELAYQIVKDGEGATKVAKIVVKGAETKEQARAVARKIALSPLVKTAIFGCDPNWGRIIAAAGAAGVGIKEEKVELYIGKFLLFKGERADYVEEEVYKYMKESSEITIELNLNLGNESFEYLTCDLSYEYVRINAEYRT; this is translated from the coding sequence CAGAAAAAACTGGATAGGCCAGACACCCTTTTGATAGTAACAGAAACCCCTTCTGTCTTTGCGGCCGTTTATACGAGAAACGACGTGCAGGCCGCTCCTATCAAGTTCTCAAAAGGTATTAGCAGCAAGGTAAACGGTATAGTTGCAAACAGCGGGAACGCAAACGCCTGCACTGGAGAGCAAGGTCTTAGAGACGCCCAAAGGATGGCAGAACTCGCAGGCCGTTACTCCGGAAAAGGAGCTCCCTTCTTAGTCGCCTCAACCGGCGTCATTGGAGAGCTCCTCCCAATGGATAGGGTAGAAAAGGGGATAAAGGAAGCAGCAGAGAACCTTGGAAAGGCTAAAGGAGAAGAACCTGCAAGGGCAATAATGACGACGGATACCTTTCCGAAAACGGCCTTTGCAGAAGGTAAGGGTTACGTCATCGGAGGAATCGCTAAAGGTGCCGGAATGATAGACCCTGCAATGGCAACAATGCTCTCATTTATAGCAACAGACGCAAAAGTTCCTCCTGAGCTCCTCCAGAAGGCTTTAAAAGAAGCTGTTGACGTTTCCTTTAACGCAATCACTGTTGACGGAGATATGAGTACCAACGACTGCGTCTTTCTGCTCTCCACAGGTAAATCGGACGTCACCATTACAGAGGAAAACTACGAGGAGTTTAAGGAGCTCCTTACAAAGGTGCTTAAAGAACTTGCATACCAGATAGTTAAGGACGGCGAAGGAGCTACAAAGGTAGCCAAGATAGTGGTTAAAGGTGCAGAGACAAAGGAGCAAGCAAGAGCCGTTGCAAGGAAAATAGCCCTCTCACCACTTGTAAAGACGGCCATTTTTGGTTGCGACCCCAACTGGGGAAGGATCATCGCAGCGGCGGGAGCTGCGGGAGTAGGGATAAAAGAGGAGAAGGTGGAGCTCTACATCGGCAAATTCCTCCTCTTTAAAGGCGAAAGGGCTGACTACGTTGAAGAAGAGGTTTATAAGTACATGAAGGAGAGCTCCGAGATTACAATAGAGCTGAACCTGAACTTAGGAAATGAAAGCTTTGAGTACTTAACCTGCGACCTTTCTTACGAATACGTAAGGATTAACGCGGAGTACAGGACATAA
- a CDS encoding radical SAM/SPASM domain-containing protein has translation MATKEEFLPKWIAWEITRRCNLKCIHCRSASTMESEQGHFSFEDAKKLMDDIAKLSKPTIVLTGGEPLLREDVWDIAAYGTEKGFRMCIATNGTLVDDEVCREMKRVGIKMVSLSLDGSTPEIHDDFRKQPGAYEGVMKAAELFKKHGIPFLINSSFTKRNAFDIPNVYKKAREIGARAWYMFLVLPVGRGEEANAELLNAEEAEYWLNWHYELEKELILKGDNTILVRPTCAPHYYRIFNQNAKRDGLNLKRRNLSFGTGGGKGCVAGQYIAYIDCHGWLRPCSYFPISDVNVFDVPFDRAWFESKIMQDMRKIEEFKGRCGSCEYVKICNGCRVRAYWEHGDYMEEDPICRYIPVKMRKNKEKTEDR, from the coding sequence ATGGCAACAAAAGAAGAATTCCTTCCTAAATGGATTGCATGGGAAATAACAAGGCGTTGTAACCTAAAGTGTATCCACTGCCGCTCCGCCTCAACGATGGAGTCTGAGCAAGGACACTTCTCATTTGAAGACGCTAAAAAACTAATGGACGATATAGCCAAGCTCTCAAAGCCAACAATCGTCCTCACAGGCGGAGAGCCCCTCCTAAGGGAAGACGTGTGGGACATTGCCGCCTACGGAACGGAGAAAGGCTTTAGGATGTGCATAGCGACGAACGGAACCCTCGTTGACGATGAAGTCTGCCGCGAGATGAAAAGGGTCGGAATAAAGATGGTCTCCCTCTCCTTAGACGGTTCAACTCCCGAGATACACGACGATTTCAGAAAGCAGCCGGGAGCCTACGAAGGGGTAATGAAGGCGGCAGAGCTCTTTAAAAAACACGGAATTCCTTTCCTCATAAACTCCTCCTTCACCAAAAGGAACGCCTTTGACATTCCAAACGTTTACAAAAAGGCAAGGGAAATTGGAGCAAGAGCTTGGTATATGTTCTTAGTCCTACCGGTAGGAAGGGGAGAGGAGGCAAATGCGGAGCTCCTCAATGCAGAGGAAGCTGAATACTGGCTCAACTGGCACTACGAGCTTGAGAAGGAGTTAATCCTAAAAGGAGATAATACAATCTTGGTTCGTCCAACCTGTGCTCCCCACTACTACAGAATCTTCAATCAGAACGCCAAGAGGGATGGACTAAACCTAAAGAGGAGAAACCTCTCCTTTGGAACCGGTGGAGGAAAGGGATGCGTTGCAGGCCAGTACATCGCCTACATAGACTGCCACGGCTGGCTTAGACCCTGTAGCTACTTCCCCATATCGGACGTAAACGTCTTTGACGTTCCCTTTGACAGAGCTTGGTTTGAATCAAAGATTATGCAGGACATGAGAAAAATAGAGGAGTTTAAAGGACGCTGCGGCTCCTGTGAGTACGTGAAGATCTGTAACGGCTGTAGAGTCCGCGCCTACTGGGAGCACGGCGACTACATGGAGGAAGACCCTATCTGCAGGTATATCCCGGTGAAAATGAGGAAGAACAAAGAAAAGACGGAGGACAGATGA